GATCAGAGTCGAAAGGAAGACTGTGCAAAGACTGAATTGTCTGGAAATGTGAATTCGCAAAATCGCGTCAACTCCTTGTAACGTCATCGATGTCATCTTGTCGTGAGAAACCACGCTGGCTTGTTCAATGTAAGAGTTTCTCGCTCATGAGTCAGGGGAAAATCCAGACGTGCAGAAGGTTACCTTCACCTGAGCTCTGCTTATTTTATGAGAACCATCTTGCTGTTCTCGATAAACGTGCCCGCTCTGAACCGCAACAGGTCGAAGCGCTTCGTCATTGGTTCGTGTACCACCGTACGGGATTCATTTCCATCGGACCACATCCGGTTCCAATGATAAAGGGTAGAAGTCCCTTTTCACCGAGCCGGATGTGACTGTGTAGATGTAGTATCCTCGCTGATTACCGGTCCTCAACTGGAAGCTCAGCGCGGTGTTGGCGTAGACCGTGATGCTGCCGTCAGTTTTGACGGCGTTCACGTGCCGGTGGCCTGCGAGATAATACTGTGCATTGTGTTTGCTCATCAGCGCAACGACGCGCTTCCGGTACGTTGGACCAATCGAGAAGTAGCCGGTGCTGTCCTCATTCTGCGCGTTGATGAACAGAGGTATGTGCGAGCAGACAAACTTGTTGGGGACAGAAGCATTGGCGGTGAAGAAGCTGTCCATCTCAGCCAGCTGCGAATCGGCGCGGGCCACGACCGCAGGGCTCGTCGAATAGTGCGCCTGCGTATTGAGAACGAAGAATGCTCCGACATTCTTCTTCACGAAGCCGTAGTACTCCCTGTTGTTGGGGCCACGGCCGTACCCACGGCTGATCCACGCCGTGATCTTGTCAAGCGTTGCCGAGGCTCCTTCACTGATGTCGTGATTGCCGGGCATCGGATACCACGGTATGGCGGTAACCATGACCGAGTCGAACATTGCATACTGCTCCGCGGAATTGCTCGACGTGATCAAGTCTCCACCGAGAAAGATGAATTC
The Ignavibacteriales bacterium DNA segment above includes these coding regions:
- a CDS encoding metallophosphoesterase yields the protein MCNRIRSAGIVLILALLWWGEQSYGQSDTLRFAFVSDMHFGQTTQSGETLTPDIWLRKALAGIERKKVEFIFLGGDLITSSNSAEQYAMFDSVMVTAIPWYPMPGNHDISEGASATLDKITAWISRGYGRGPNNREYYGFVKKNVGAFFVLNTQAHYSTSPAVVARADSQLAEMDSFFTANASVPNKFVCSHIPLFINAQNEDSTGYFSIGPTYRKRVVALMSKHNAQYYLAGHRHVNAVKTDGSITVYANTALSFQLRTGNQRGYYIYTVTSGSVKRDFYPLSLEPDVVRWK